Proteins from one Listeria weihenstephanensis genomic window:
- a CDS encoding glycosyltransferase family 4 protein, with protein MWTIVLICFLAALLLTPIVRRIVIKFDITDKPDKRRINVVPIPSLGGVAIFVAFLIGMFLLPIDKSLLWPLVIGVSVIAITGMLDDILELKARYKLIGQLIAAGIIVFWGGINITFINLPFGGEIHFGFMAIPLTLLWIVAITNAINLIDGLDGLAAGVSTIALLTIMGMAFVMGDPIVIMITAVLVASTLGFLPYNFYPAKIFMGDTGALFLGYIIAILSLMGFKNVTFISLIVPILILGVPIFDTILAIIRRIVHRTPIAMADKSHLHHSLMKLGFTHRQTVILIYAISALFSLFALIFTMSTFWGSFLLIFVLLIVGEFFVEVLGLISQNYRPMMRLLRIERIEREEEQE; from the coding sequence ATGTGGACCATTGTTTTGATATGTTTTTTGGCCGCACTTCTTTTGACGCCTATTGTGAGACGGATTGTCATTAAATTTGATATAACGGATAAACCAGATAAGAGACGGATTAATGTGGTGCCGATACCGAGTCTTGGTGGGGTCGCTATTTTTGTTGCGTTTTTAATTGGGATGTTCCTGTTGCCAATTGATAAATCGCTTTTGTGGCCGCTTGTTATTGGCGTCAGTGTGATCGCAATTACTGGGATGTTGGACGATATTCTGGAGTTGAAGGCACGCTATAAATTGATTGGGCAGTTGATTGCTGCTGGGATTATTGTTTTTTGGGGCGGTATTAATATTACCTTCATCAATTTACCATTTGGTGGCGAGATACATTTTGGATTTATGGCGATTCCGCTGACGTTGCTTTGGATTGTCGCGATTACGAATGCGATTAATCTCATCGATGGCTTGGATGGGCTTGCTGCTGGGGTCTCGACGATCGCGCTTCTGACGATCATGGGGATGGCGTTTGTGATGGGCGACCCGATTGTTATTATGATTACGGCGGTACTTGTTGCCTCAACACTTGGTTTCTTACCGTATAACTTCTATCCTGCTAAAATTTTCATGGGAGATACGGGCGCGTTATTCTTAGGTTATATTATTGCTATTCTTTCGCTGATGGGATTCAAAAATGTCACGTTTATTTCGCTGATTGTGCCGATCTTGATTTTAGGGGTGCCGATTTTCGATACAATTTTGGCGATTATTCGTCGTATTGTACACAGAACACCAATCGCGATGGCAGATAAATCACATTTGCATCATAGCTTAATGAAGCTCGGGTTTACGCATCGCCAAACAGTGATTTTAATTTATGCGATTTCAGCTTTGTTCTCATTATTTGCACTCATTTTCACAATGTCGACATTTTGGGGATCATTCCTGCTAATCTTTGTATTGCTCATCGTGGGCGAGTTTTTCGTAGAGGTTTTAGGATTGATCAGCCAAAATTATCGACCGATGATGCGACTGCTCCGAATCGAACGGATTGAACGGGAAGAGGAACAGGAATAG
- a CDS encoding peptidase U32 family protein yields MNIIATAESVLQAELLLGAGVDTLYVGGSRFGLRMPQSLTLAEISEITNKAHQAGKKVLVAVNALMHNEHLKDLPAYLRELSNIKVDAITVGDPGVVFMLHEMKLDLPFIYDAQTFVTSAEQVDFWVKQGAVGAVMARELTLIELEAITAKMDVPIEVQVYGPTCIHQSKRKLVTNYQNIVEIKDDTSKERGLYLREPNDADSQLPIYEDENGTHIFSTEDLSLMPYLERVYNAGLKTWKLDGVLLPGEDFVAIVALFVKAKEALEAGDFVAENFVNKLARLQPATRVLGTGFFLKQPDEVK; encoded by the coding sequence ATGAATATTATTGCCACGGCAGAGTCGGTATTGCAAGCTGAATTGTTGCTGGGCGCGGGGGTAGACACGCTATACGTCGGAGGAAGTCGATTTGGACTGCGAATGCCGCAATCATTGACGCTCGCCGAAATTAGTGAAATAACTAACAAAGCGCACCAGGCAGGGAAAAAGGTCTTAGTGGCCGTGAATGCACTCATGCACAATGAGCATTTGAAAGATTTACCTGCTTATTTACGTGAACTATCTAACATAAAGGTAGACGCCATTACTGTAGGGGACCCAGGTGTTGTTTTTATGTTACATGAAATGAAGCTTGATTTACCGTTTATCTATGATGCACAAACGTTTGTGACGAGCGCGGAACAGGTGGATTTTTGGGTGAAACAAGGGGCAGTTGGGGCTGTCATGGCACGTGAATTAACGCTGATTGAACTTGAGGCGATCACGGCTAAAATGGATGTTCCAATCGAGGTGCAAGTATACGGACCAACGTGTATTCACCAATCGAAACGGAAGCTCGTGACTAATTACCAAAACATTGTAGAAATAAAAGATGATACGTCGAAAGAGCGCGGGCTTTATTTGCGTGAGCCAAATGATGCGGATAGTCAGTTGCCAATTTATGAGGATGAGAATGGGACGCATATTTTTTCAACGGAGGATTTGTCGTTGATGCCGTATTTGGAGCGTGTGTATAACGCTGGACTCAAAACGTGGAAGCTGGATGGTGTGTTATTGCCAGGCGAGGATTTTGTCGCGATTGTAGCACTCTTCGTGAAGGCAAAAGAAGCGCTTGAAGCGGGCGATTTTGTTGCGGAGAATTTTGTGAATAAATTAGCGAGATTACAACCGGCAACGCGTGTACTAGGAACAGGATTCTTTTTGAAACAACCAGACGAGGTAAAATAG
- a CDS encoding peptidase U32 family protein encodes MRKITKKPEVLAPAGNLEKLKIAIRYGADAVYIGGQAFGLRSRAGNFSYEEMEEGVAFAHARDAKVYVAANMVAHDGDTEGAGEFFRTLRDIGIDAVIVSDPALISICFADAPGLPVHLSTQASATNYKTLEFWKQQGLERVVLAREVSMSEIQEIGQNTDVEMEAFIHGAMCISYSGRCTLSNHMANRDANRGGCAQSCRWKYDLFEIDNGMPRNIVEEGEEPFSMSAVDLSMIRFIPDMVEAGVDSLKIEGRMKSIHYVSTVASVYRKVVDAYCADPDNFVFDPAWEEELWKVAQRELSTGFFYQEPTEDEQLFGKTRKIPQYAFAAQVLAYDPETKIATLQQRNNFGVGEEIEFYGPGEVGFKQVVTELWNENDESIDRAPNAMMTVKMVVEHPVEEFYFMRKKKEERVAKKRVKASK; translated from the coding sequence ATGAGAAAAATTACAAAGAAACCGGAAGTTTTAGCGCCGGCGGGAAATTTAGAGAAATTAAAAATTGCGATTCGCTATGGTGCGGACGCTGTATATATTGGTGGACAGGCTTTCGGGCTTCGTTCGCGAGCTGGAAACTTCTCGTATGAGGAGATGGAAGAGGGCGTGGCGTTTGCGCATGCACGTGATGCGAAAGTGTATGTGGCGGCGAATATGGTCGCGCATGACGGTGATACAGAAGGCGCTGGCGAGTTTTTCCGAACGTTGCGGGATATCGGGATTGACGCGGTTATCGTGTCGGACCCAGCGTTGATCAGTATTTGTTTTGCGGATGCGCCAGGACTTCCCGTGCATTTGTCAACACAAGCGTCGGCAACGAATTACAAAACGCTTGAATTTTGGAAGCAACAAGGCTTGGAGCGCGTTGTTTTAGCGCGTGAAGTGAGCATGAGTGAGATTCAGGAAATTGGTCAAAATACGGATGTTGAGATGGAAGCGTTCATTCATGGTGCGATGTGTATTTCGTATTCTGGACGTTGTACGCTGTCGAATCATATGGCAAATCGTGATGCAAACCGCGGTGGTTGTGCGCAAAGTTGTCGTTGGAAATATGATCTTTTTGAAATCGATAACGGTATGCCGCGTAATATCGTAGAAGAAGGTGAAGAGCCATTTTCCATGAGCGCCGTCGATTTGTCGATGATCCGCTTCATTCCTGATATGGTCGAAGCAGGCGTGGATAGTTTGAAAATTGAAGGACGGATGAAGTCGATTCATTACGTTTCTACAGTAGCAAGTGTATATCGCAAAGTGGTGGATGCTTATTGTGCTGATCCTGATAATTTTGTGTTCGATCCTGCTTGGGAAGAGGAGCTTTGGAAAGTAGCACAGCGCGAGTTGTCGACTGGTTTCTTCTATCAAGAGCCAACCGAAGACGAGCAGTTATTTGGAAAAACACGCAAGATTCCACAATATGCTTTCGCGGCGCAAGTTTTGGCATACGATCCAGAAACGAAAATCGCGACGCTACAACAGCGCAATAACTTTGGCGTGGGCGAGGAAATCGAGTTTTACGGACCAGGTGAAGTGGGCTTTAAGCAAGTTGTGACGGAGCTTTGGAACGAAAATGATGAGTCGATTGATCGCGCACCAAATGCGATGATGACGGTGAAAATGGTCGTGGAACATCCAGTTGAAGAATTTTATTTTATGCGTAAGAAAAAAGAAGAGCGCGTGGCTAAGAAACGGGTCAAAGCTTCAAAATAA
- a CDS encoding LemA family protein, translating into MIGWIIAIAVVVILVLIYFGLYNSLVKYRNRVEETWAQIDVQLKRRFDLIPNLIETVKGYASHEKETLAKVVEARSMMTQAPADGRSEQMEADNMLTGALKSVFALAESYPDLKANTSFIELQHELATTENKVAYSRQLYNTTVMTYNTKIESVPSNIVAKMGGFTKRDMLATPEEEKVVPKVQF; encoded by the coding sequence ATGATAGGATGGATTATTGCTATTGCGGTTGTTGTCATACTTGTCTTGATTTATTTCGGACTGTATAACAGCCTTGTAAAATATCGCAACAGAGTGGAAGAAACATGGGCACAAATTGATGTGCAACTGAAACGTCGCTTCGATTTAATTCCGAATTTAATTGAAACGGTCAAAGGTTATGCGTCACATGAGAAAGAAACGCTTGCGAAAGTGGTGGAAGCTCGTAGTATGATGACGCAAGCCCCAGCAGACGGTCGCAGCGAACAAATGGAAGCAGACAATATGCTAACAGGCGCGCTGAAATCTGTATTTGCTTTGGCTGAATCTTACCCAGATTTAAAAGCGAACACGTCATTTATCGAATTGCAACACGAATTAGCAACAACAGAAAACAAAGTGGCTTATTCACGTCAACTTTACAACACAACAGTCATGACATACAACACAAAAATTGAATCTGTACCTTCTAACATTGTTGCTAAAATGGGCGGGTTTACTAAACGCGACATGCTTGCAACACCGGAAGAAGAAAAAGTGGTTCCAAAAGTTCAATTCTAA
- the htpX gene encoding zinc metalloprotease HtpX has translation MLFEQIAANKRKTVFIVLGFFIFVMLVGCAIGILVYNNYLNGLIMAAVIGAIYIAIMIFSSSKVVMTMNRAKEVTSKDQEPVLWDTVESMAMVAGIPMPKVYIVEDPSPNAFATGISPEKGAVAVTRGLLNKLERYELEGVIAHEIAHIRNYDIRLSTIAIALVAVVAILSDLAMRMLFWGSITGGNNNRKSNDNNGGGGAQAIIYIVALIFVILAPIIATAIQFALSRNREYLADATAIELTRNPVGLADALRKIGGDTTKMKQPSAASESIYFTTPSKGEKKTKEKAGWFDSHPPITSRIERLEHM, from the coding sequence ATGTTATTTGAACAAATAGCGGCTAATAAGCGTAAGACAGTGTTCATTGTTTTAGGATTCTTCATTTTTGTGATGCTGGTTGGATGTGCGATCGGGATTTTGGTTTATAATAACTACTTGAACGGTCTGATTATGGCGGCTGTGATTGGCGCTATTTATATCGCGATTATGATTTTTTCAAGTTCGAAGGTCGTTATGACAATGAATCGGGCAAAAGAAGTCACGTCAAAAGATCAAGAACCAGTACTTTGGGATACAGTGGAGAGCATGGCGATGGTAGCTGGAATTCCAATGCCGAAAGTCTACATTGTGGAGGACCCGAGTCCGAACGCTTTTGCAACGGGAATTTCGCCTGAAAAGGGTGCGGTTGCTGTTACACGTGGTTTGCTAAATAAATTAGAACGCTACGAGCTTGAAGGAGTTATCGCCCATGAGATTGCGCATATTCGTAATTACGATATTCGTCTTTCTACGATCGCGATTGCCCTTGTTGCTGTTGTTGCTATTCTATCGGATTTAGCGATGCGTATGCTCTTTTGGGGTAGTATCACGGGTGGTAATAATAACAGGAAGAGTAACGATAACAACGGTGGTGGCGGTGCACAGGCCATTATCTATATCGTTGCGCTGATCTTTGTTATATTAGCGCCGATCATTGCAACAGCAATTCAATTCGCGCTCAGCCGTAACCGCGAGTATCTGGCAGACGCAACGGCGATTGAGCTGACGCGGAACCCAGTTGGTTTAGCCGACGCCTTGCGCAAAATTGGTGGCGACACGACGAAGATGAAACAGCCAAGTGCGGCTTCCGAATCGATCTACTTCACAACTCCTTCAAAAGGAGAAAAGAAGACGAAAGAAAAGGCTGGTTGGTTTGATTCCCATCCTCCAATTACAAGTCGGATTGAGCGATTGGAACATATGTAA